ATCCCTGTACCAATCTTACCTACATAAAAACGGTGAACACCTAAACTACCTAAAAAGAAGCAAAGTAATATTGTTGCTACAAAACTTTTGTCTGACATGAAAATACCTCCGATAATTTTATAAATACTATAAGTTCCCACCAAATAATTATATTACATATTAAGGTTTTTTTAACATTTTTTTCTTATACCTTTTTCCTCATTTTTATAACCTGTTTCTAGTTATTCAGTAACTAGAATATGTTATATAAGTTCCAGTCAAACAGATATTTAATCCTATATATAACTATTAATACCTTATAAAATAAAAAAAGACATATTCATTTTTCTTTGAATATGTCTAACCAAGAATTCAATCTTTTACTGTGTCATTAATTTAATTAGCTGTTTATAATACGTATGATGTTCTTGAAGTTCCTCATGTTTTCCAGAACCCGTAATAAAACCATCCTCAAACACTAAAATTTGATCGGCATGTACAATTGTAGATAAACGGTGTGCAATAATAACGGTTGTACGTCCTTTCATAACATACTCTATTGCCTTTTGTACCGCTCGCTCTGAGTCATTATCAAGGTTAGATGTTGCTTCATCTAATAATAGTATGGCAGGATTTCGGAATAAAGCACGTGCGATTGCTATCCGTTGTCTTTGTCCCCCTGATAATTTAATTCCCCCTTCGCCTACTTCAGTATCTAATCCCTTTTCAAACTGTTGCACAAAATCCCATGCGTAGGCATTTTTTAATGCCTCTATAATATCTGTTTCTAAAACATCAGCTTTTCCATAAGTTACATTATCGCGAATTGTGCCATTCATCAGCGGAGCTTCTTGCGATACATATCCAAATAAGCTACGCCACTCCTTTAAATGGATTTGTTCAATTGGCTGTTTTCCAAATCGAATAGTACCCTCTGTAACATGATAAAATTGTTCTATTAATGAAAACATGGTTGTTTTCCCTCCGCCACTGGCACTAACCAATGCGGTTGTTTTGCCTGCTGGAATCGTAAAAGAAATACCTTTTAAAATTGGATTATCATTATATTGAAACACAACATTTTCAAAAGTAATTGACTCATCGGCAGACAAAATAGCATTTTTTCCATGTCCTTCAATTGGTTCATTTAAAATTTCTTGTAATCGTTCTGTCGCACCCATTGCCTTTTGGAGCGAAGTGAAAAATGTTGCCATTTGTGTAAATGGAATAATGATTTGCACAAGGTAAATAATGATCGCTACAAGTTCACCTGCAGTAATCGCACCTGTTGCTACTTTTGCGCCGCCATAGCCGAATAATAAAATGAGTACCACCATCATAATAAACGTCATAATGGGTGATAGAACGGCTAAAATTTTTGATTCTTTTAATCCAAATTGATACAAATGTTGGATTTTTTCTTCTCCATTTAGCTGCTCATAATTTTCTGTTTGCGACGTTTTCACAAGTCGTATATTCGTTAATACACGCCCCAACTGTCCTGTAAAACTAGCAAGCTCATCTTGATTTGCTCTCGCGATTTTATGAATACGTTGTCCAAGAGGCAAGGTCAATAAAATGGCTACCGGCACTGATATTAGCATCAATAATGTCATTTTCCAATCAATGATGATTAATATGATTACCGCACCCACGATGGCAAATAAGCCCGAAATAAAGCTAATTAAATGATCTGTAATAAGTTCCTTAATAACATTCGTATCTTGCGTAATTCTGCTCATGGTTTCCCCAGATTCATGTGCATCAAAATAAGGAATACGTAACCGTAAAACATGCGCCCATACCTTCATACGCAAATTAGCCACAATTCTTTCCCCAAGCTTACGCATCATATAAAACGTTACACCACTAAGTACAGCCTGGAAAATAAGAAATACACCTACTAATATAATGGACTGCCATGAGAAACCAATCGTTGAAAAATCATTAATCATTCTCATCGTAAATAATGGAACAGTCAATCCAATAAGTGTTTCAACAATACTCAGTAAAAGAGTGCCTATCGTCAGTTTCTTTGATAATCGATTACTATTCACAAGCTGCCAAATGCCTCGTACTGAATTATTCATTATCTTCCCCCCTATACACTCCTAGTCGTTCAGCCTGCGAAATAAACCATTCTTCCTCTTCCTTTGTAAAAGGTGTAGGAAACAACCAATCATTTAGCTCAATCTCTTCATATTCCTTTAATACTTCGACTAAATCTTCTACCATATCTTGTGGAATTAGTGATAATAGCTGCTCCATTAGTGCTTTCAAAGAATCATCTTGAATCGGTTGTATGTATGCCTGCTTCAATTGATTAGCTAAAGCCATGTATTTTCGATTAAATTCAATCATGTTTATTCCGGAAAAGTCGTATAGTCGCTCGATTAACTCATCAGGTAACTTACCTCGCCAATAGTCTCGTTGCTCATCCTCTTTGAGTAAGTTAAATATCATCGTTAAAAAAATGGATGTATCAATGGCTTCTTTTTGTTTTCCTATGTTAATCGCCTGATCCAAGCTCGTAATTACCCGATCGATTTGATTTCGCTTCTTCTCTAATTGGCGTTTTTGAAACATTAATGATTCGATTAACTGCTGTTCCCCGTTCTGTAAAATATCTTCTATCTCCTCCAAAGAATAATCTAAATATTTTAATGTGATGATTTTTTGAAGGGTCTCTATGTTACCGTCATTGTAATAACGATGCCCCGATTCTGAAATATAGCATGGTTCTATCAATCCCTTTTCACTATAAAACCGTAAAGTCCGTACTGTTAGCCCTGTCTTCTTTGCAAATTGACCGATTGAATACATATTTTCAGCTCCCTTTCCTCCAGTATAAAATCTACCGTTACGTCAGATGCAACTACTTTACTCAATAAATAAAAAAAGAACACCAGTTTCGTGTTCTTTAGTGAATGACAATCTATATATTATTACGATGATGATTATTGTTGTGAGCTTATCATCCGCATTTACTTGTGATACGGTTCAACGTAATGTGGCTAAGTGCGAGTTTTATATTAAATTATTTTGAATTTACACTATTCTTCTAGGATAACCTTCATAAATTTTAGTGAATTCTGATGTTTCAGTGTACACAAATCTTAAATATTCTTTTGAATTTTTTAGTTTAATGGCTCTTATAATTACTAGCGTATCTATTAATTTAGGAATATTAGCTAAACTATATTGAGATGACATACTAATACTAATACTTTCTTCCTTATAGTTTATATATGAACTATAACCTCTTCCAAAACTATCAATAATTGTTTCATTAAATTGATATACAATAGGATAAATACCGTGTTCTTCTAAAATATATCCAAGTTCATTTAAAGCATTACATGCTTTACTAATTTCTGTTTTATCGGGGAAATCCTCCCTCTTGTGTTCTATTCTATTTCTAATATTAGCAACGTTATTTTTCTCTAAGAGTATCTTAATTCTTCTAAGTAATTTATCTAAATTTATATATATTTCATCTGATAAATCTAATACTAACTTAGTATGACTAAATGGGAATACAAACAAATTCGTTCTTTCGATATATGATGGAATATCTTTTTCATTTCGTTTATAGTTATCACGCGTATTTAATAGTTCATTGCAAAAATCAGCAAGTATTTCAAACCCCATAATAAGAGGATAAAGGGTATTCTTACCACCTCTATCAAATACAATTGATCCATTATTTGTTACTTTTTTGTTACTTAACTGTTCAGACATAAATGTACGAGCTTGAATTATATTATATTTAAATTTTGTTTCTCCATAATGGTCTGATAATAATACCCATGTTATATAGGAGAGACTGGCATCTAATATTTCTTCTAACGATACAAATAGATTTACTGCAGCACTTCTAATTCGTTCTTTATCAACCTCATTATATGAATGCATTAAACTTGAAACTTTAGTGAAGCTTTCGAGACGATTCCAATATTTTTGTAAAGAGTCTGGAAAGGTATTAACATTAAAACCTAATTTCCATAGCAATCTATTCACTAAATTCTCTTCATCAGTATCATCCTTCGGGATATAAAAATCCTTTATCAATAAATAATCAAATGTAAATTTTATATGTTTAGGACTATCCAGAAGAAAATCTTTCACAATTTGCTTTGGATTCTCATTCATTAATAACTTTTCAAATTTATCATTAGTATCAATACCTTCAACTAATCTAAGTTTCCAATCTAACTCTTCCTTATCATTATAAATCTCCATGATTAAGTATTTTAATCTTAAAGTTGGTAAACCTTTATTTTTTGATATAAATCTAACACCTAAATTTGAAACTTCGCATTTTAAATTTAAAGAACCCCCTATTTCATATCCAAAATATGAATTTCTTATTTCTGTAATAGGAACTTTTATTTCTTCATTAAATATTAAATATTCTAAAGTTGAAATTATATCTATATTTTTAAAAAGTAATATAAGTTGAAAACATTCTGCTATAGTAAGTTGTTCAGAAATTTGTTCTGCAGATCCAGAAATTTTTCTATTTATTTCAGAACTCACAGAACGTTTAGACCTAAAATAAGAAAAACGATTGATTAGTTCTTTTAATAAAATTCTTAATTCACTCAAACTAAAAGCATTTATTAGAGCGAATGGTAAGTTAGATAAATCATGTTCTAGCATTAGATTATCTGAAGTATTTTTCTTTGATGATTCCTCTAATTCTTCAGGCAATCCTCTTATATCTAGGAAATTCGATAAATCTTTAAACTTTGATTTATTATATGAAGATGTAAGTTTTACAAAATGTAATTGATTACACGATAAACTATCACAGTGCCATAACGGAGCACTTTTAATTACAGGTAAAGATCGAGATTCTTCTGAATCCAAAAAACCAAATGGACCTACTACATTTTTCCCATATTGAAAAACACCTATAGGGGTATCATCCAAAAGTTTATTAGTTTGTTCTTGATTAAGTTTACTTGGTCTAATATCGAAATTTTCAAAGAATTTATCATATAGCATTCTCTCATATATCCATGGAAATCTAATATTACCTTTTATAACATCCTCTGATAAAGCATTCTTTAAACTGTTTATATCAGTTTTTTCTATATCAATTAAAAAATCATTAAAATAAAAAGCGTCTAAAATATTTAATTTACACTCAGATATTTTATATTCCTCATTATTAAGATATGATGAAGCTATTTCTTCACCTATTGAAGTCAATTCAATTGCTTCACCAATTTTTTGAGATGGAGAATAGTCTAGGGAAATAAATGATTTTGTAAAAAAATCACGTAAAATAAGAAGTTCATAAAGTTTACTTTGATACTCTGTTTCATTTTTTATAATTTCTTTTGAATCCGATACCATTTAATCACGCCCTTATCTCTTTATGGGTAAATTATAACAAATAAAGCGAGATTATATTAGTTGATTTCCTATATTCTCTTTTATAATTTGAAAATATTGTTAAAAACTTTAACCGAACACACTTTTCCAATTATTACAATTTAATATACTAAAAATCGACAACATTTATTGTGATGTCGATTTTTAGCAAACATATAAGCAAACCTCACTTACTTATGATAAGGCTCTCCCTTAATAATGCGAAAGCTTCGGTAAATTTGCTCAATCAAGACTAGCTTCATTAGCTGATGTGGTAATGTCATCTTGCCAAATGATTGTTTTTCGTCGGCACGTTTGAGGACGTCGTCGTGTAGGCCGAGTGAACCGCCTATGACGAAGGCAATTTTACTTTTTCCATAAGTCATCAACGACTCGATATCGGCTGCCATTTCTTCAGATGTTTTCATTTTGCCGTTAATGGCAAGGGCGATCACGTATGTATCTGGGCTTAGTTTTGCAAGGATACGTTCGCCTTCTTTTTTCTTCACAATTTCCATTTCTGCCTCGCTTAATTGCTCCGGTGCTTTTTCATCAGGCACTTCCGTTAACTCTATTTTGGCATAGCTACCAAGGCGTTTTACGTATTCGTCGATCCCCATTTTTAAGTACTTTTCTTTTAGTTTTCCGACTGATACAATTGTTATATTCACACGTTATCCACCTTTACATTTCATTTACAAACAAATTATCCACAAAAGTTATCAACATATCCACAAGTAGTTTCTATATATTGTGTAAAGTTATTTACTTGATACAATATATTCTGCTGGCTGTTCGCAGTAACTACATTTTGTGGATAACTTTTTTTCCTTTTCTACTTTATCCATAATTGGGAATACTTTTTGCTCCGCAACAAACATGTCTAAAGCGTGATCTATATGCTTTTCGCAACTGAATTTTTCCATTTTTTCATGTCTCCTTATTTTCCGAAATTTCCACAAACTTATTCACAATTCGGTCTATGTTATCCACAATCTATTGTAACAAAGGAATAGCAAGTAGGAAAGAAAGGCTTTCTCTCGCTACTTGCTGTGTAAAGTAATTATTCACAAATTTCTAGTTATCCACATCTATATTTGTAAATTCTCTTAGTAAAATACATCTTGCGGATTAATTTTTTAAATTAAAAATCGGTAGTAGATTTTACATCTACCACCGATTAGCTTATTACAATGAATCGCTATTTGTTAATGTTAGTGTTAATTCCACTAACTTACCTTCGCGGTATACTTTCATTGTTAATGTATCACCAATTTTTTTGTCGTTGTACAAATGCTTACGTAAATCAATCGAAGTTTCGATTTTTTTACCGTCCATTTCAACAATTACATCATATTGTTTCACGCCTGCTTTTGAAGCTGGTGAGTTAGCGATAACATCTGTAATGACAACACCTGTTGTAATTTCTTTAGGTAATTTTAATGTTTGTTGTTGGTAGTACGCTGGTACGTCTGTTAAATCGACTAATGAAATCCCCATCGTTGGACGTTTCATTTCTCCATTTTTCTCTAATTCCTGAATAATTGGAATTGCTGAGTTGATTGGAATTGAGAAGCCCAGACCTTCCACTGACGATTCGGAAATTTTCATGGAGTTGATGCCGATTAATTCACCAGCTAAGTTCACTAGTGCACCACCACTATTACCAGGGTTAATAGCAGCATCTGTTTGTAACACTTCTTGTTGCCAATCCGCAACCTTGTCGCCATTTAAATCAACTGGTACTGAACGGTCTTTACCTGAAACAACACCTGTTGTTACAGAGCCATAAAATTCTAAACCTAGTGGATTCCCGATTGCAATCACTGTTTCACCTTGTTTTAGTACATCTGAGTTACCAAATGTCGCCACTGTTTTAACATCTTTTGCACTGATTGAAATAACAGCTAAGTCTGTCCAAACATCGCTACCGACTAATTGTGCCTCTTCTTTTGAGCCGTCTTGCATTGTTACTTCTAACTGTTTTGCGCCTTCAATAACGTGATTATTTGTGACGATAAAGGCTGTATCACCTTCTACTTTATAAATAACACCTGAGCCGCTTCCTGTTTCTTTATCTTGGGTTGTTTGCTGATTCCAAAAACCGCCACTTGCCACTTCTTGAATATTGGTAATACCTACAACAGCACCTGATGCTTTTTCTACAGCACCTGTAACATCCGTTGTTACTTCGGTTGCAACCTGATTGATGGTTGTCTCATTTTTACCAGAACTACTTGTTGTTGTCCCCGGCATCTGATTGACAAGCCCAGGAAGCATTAGCCACACGAGTAATGCACCGATAATAACCCCTATTAGACCACTAAAGAAATAGCCACCTTTTCCTCCGCCGCCGTCTTTCTTTTTAGAACGCTTCGCTTGCATTTCTTTTTCCTCACGTTCCAATCTCTCCTGTAGAGGGGATTTTTGGATCTCATCATTATTTAGAAAATCACTGTTTTTATCATCATCATTTAAATAACTCATGTTCCTCATCCTTTCGTACAACTTCTATCTATTAATTCTTGCCTTTATCATACGATTCAAACATTAAAATTACATGAAAAATAAATAAAATGGGCATAAAAAATAGCTGTTCAATGCATTAACTATAAAATGCCATTGAACAGCTTTTCTTTTTTATATGAACGCTTGAAATCTTGATTTTTCTTTAAACCATTACTAGTTTTGTTGGCTCTTCAGCATCCGTATCTACTAAATGAACATACTCACCTGCGATAATCCCGCAAGATTGCAACGTTTGTGTCACACTCATGCGCGCAAGCTCTTTCATATTATTATCTTTACTTAAATGGGCTAAATAAATATTCGTTGGCTTCTCAAATACTACTTCGCTCATTGCAATAGCAGCATCTTCGTTCGATACGTGTCCTACATCACTCAAAATACGACGTTTTATAGACCACGGATAGCGCCCCATTTGTAGCATGTTAACATCATGATTACTTTCAAACACGAAGGAATCTGCGCCACGGATAATGCCCTTCATACGATCACTAACATAGCCTGTATCGGTAATGACCACGAGTTTACGACCATTTTCATGAAATGAATAAAACATCGGATCTGCTGCATCGTGTGAAACAGCAAAGGATTCTATAGCTAAAGAGCCAAAATGCTTCACCGTCTCCATTTCAAACTCAAAACGTTGCTCTAGCGGAATATCTCCTACGAGTCCATCCATCGCTTGCCACGTTTTAGCATTTGCATATACCGGTACATTGTATTTCCGAGCCAATACGCCAATTCCTTTAATATGATCACTGTGCTCATGTGTAACTAAAATGCCACTTAGCTGTTTCATATTGCGATCGATTTTTGTGAAGAGCTGCTCCATCTTTTTGCCACTTAAGCCAGCATCGACAATAAATGCATGATTATCGTTCTCTACATAAATCGAATTGCCTGTACTACCACTTGCTAAAACACTAAATCGCATCTTTAAACTCCCCAGTCTTCTTCTTCAACCTCTTGCTTGTCCTCTTGAATTTCAATAATCTTGCCTTCCACAGCATCAACAAAAAACTCTTCTATTTCACCGTCTTCTAATTTCACTCGTACTTCCCATGTTGGTAATAATACTTGTGTTTGCGTTAAATAGACAAGTGTGGAATAGCCTAGCTGCATCTTGTCAACATGTGAATCTGGCTTTAAAAGCCCTTTTGCGTATAATGCCTGTACCACTTGAATCGGTGGTAGCACACTTTGTTGTTGCTCCACTTCTTCAATACTATCAAGCATCGTTTGTTCATACATCGTTACTTCATCGTTGGCATTCCATTGTATTTTTAACAGTCCACTCTTATTGTAATAGAGCATTCGATTTTTTGTTTTTTGAAAGAAGATGGCTACACGCTCTTCGCGATTAACTTTCCATAATCCATAGGAACTGCCTTCTTTAATATTCGCTTGCACAAATTCTGTGAAACTGGCATCATCATTAACATTTCGCAATTTCACTGGATTTGCGAGAATGACATGCGCCTCTTTTCCTTCTAATTTTGCATCTAAATTATTTACGCGATGATTAGGATTGGTAAAATCAGCAGCCGTAAAAGTGTGGACTTTACCAGTAATAAAGGTAGCTGATTCCACATTATTCGGCAAAACACCATACGTAATATTATCCTCTTTTAAACGGGCATCTATCGTTTTCTCACCTGTTACTTCAACGCTTTGCGCCTCATTGTAACGATTTACATATAATGAGTATAAGAAAATATTTAAAATTAAAAAGACGACTATAAAAATGGATTTTGTTCTATTCCAATCCATTTTTTACACCCCCAAGCATTTCAGGTGTCAGTAAAACCCATGAACCATTGCGAATTACAAACCAGCTTGGTTCTAATGTAAATAATCTTAGATTTTCATCTTGTGTTAAATAATACCCAACAGCAATTTCATCGATATCTGATAATACAATATTATTAAGCTTATGAATTTTTTCAACAATTTCTGTACCCGATGGCAGTTCTTTTATCTCTTTTTCCGATATGTCTAAAGAAAAGTAAGGGCGTTTATAGCGGAAAATGCGTGTATCTCCCCATACCGTTGTTATACGAGTTGTTGCTTGATCACTATAGACAGGGAAACCTTGTAAATAAAGCTGATAATCTAATTGATTTTTACTCGGGTTGCCCGATACATAGCGGTAATCCGCCGTGAAGCCACCATGTTCGTTGATAAATTCAAAACTATCTTTAAAGAGTTTCGATGGCTCTATGCTTTCGCTACTTTCGGCTGCTGGATAGACATAAGTCAATGATTTAAACCTTGTATCCACAGTCATAAGAGACAAACCATCTGTATATTTTTCAAATGTCGCACTTTCTACATTACGCTGTACAACGTTTGGCTCTGAAAATAAGACATTTTTAAATAATTCAGGTGAAAGTTCATTCATATAATACGTATATTTTACGGATTCAATTGTATCATTTGGCACATAAAGCGACGTATAGCCATCTCGTTCCACTTCTTTATATGCACTATGCAGTTTGGATGGTTCAATAATATCTTTTGCAAATTGATTGGCATTTGTAATACTTACATGTGAGCGTAACAGTGATTTGTTAGAGCTACTAATGAAATACATTTGCACTTCTTTGTTAGCATAATTTGTCCAATCAATTATAATGCGATTAAACGTTGTCTCTGGTAACTCTTTTTCACCAAAGTTAAAAATTGTACCTAGCTCTGAAAAAGGAATTTCCCCAGCAAAAAATACAGTCATACGATTATTAGCACGTATCATCTCATTAACATTTGCTGGTGAAATATTATTGTTCACTCGAACTAGGTCTAGGATGTTCCAACCATGAAAAATATTCATAATATCTTTCATGGCACCGTTTGATACAGTACCTGTTAATTCTTCTTCACTACTATAAAGAGCTTTATACGGCTTAATAACATCTTCTATTTTCTTTTGTGTACCAATTAAAATTTCCTTACCTTCTGTTTGCTCAATTACTTTGTAATCAGGCGTATATGTCCAGATAATGAAAGTTAGCACAACACTTAGCATAACGAGTAGAAATAAAACAATGGATTTTACTGGTTCTATATATTTCATTCCCACTCACCTGCCTCGTCAAAATCGTCTAATTCAAATGGTAATGTGAAGAAAACGGTTGTCCCATATCCCTCTTCACTTTCAGCCCATATCTTCCCACCATGTGCCTCAATCATTTCTCGCGCAATCGCTAGCCCAAGACCTGTACCACCCATAGAGCGTGCCCGCGCGCGATCCACGCGGTAAAAACGGTCAAAAATACGTCCTACATTTTCTTTTGGAATACCCATGCCATCATCCGAAATCATGACCTTCAACGTATCTCCTTGGACGGTAAAACCAAAACGGACACTACCTCCATCTGGAGAATATTTTATTGCATTTGAGATCACATTATCAATTACTTGCGTCACCTTATCTGTATCAATTTCAACGTAATAGGATGTCTCTGGAAGTAATCGTTCGAATGTTACATTTTCTGATTTAGACATTTCAAAGCGATCGATAATTCGATTAAAGAATGAATTAAATAACACAATATCTGTATTCAATTTGTAATTACTACTATCCATTCGTGATAATTGTAGTAAATCATTTACTAAACGAATCATTCGCTCTGTCTCTGTTTGCGTAACATTTAAAAATGTAGGCGCTATATTTTCATCTTTCCAAGCCCCATCAATTAATGCCTCAAGGTAACTACGCATCGTTGTTAACGGTGTACGAAGCTCGTGTGAGACATTCGATACAAACTCTCTACGCTCCATTTCAATCTTTTCCTGCTCCGTAATATCATGAAGTACAGTAATTAACCCATTAATAAACCCTGTTTCTTTTTGAATTACCGAGAAATTGGCACGTAAAATATACGGTGCCTCTGCCGTACTAAAATCCAAGTTGACAGCATCATTCATATGGATTAAATCCTCAAAGCTATATTCTTGGTCGATGCCTAACACCGAAGCGATTGGCCGTCCCAATGTGATATCCCTCGAAATATGCAATAACTCTAAGGCTGGATCATTAATAAGAATAATACGTCCTTTACGGTCTGTTGCAATTACACCATCGGTCATATTACTAAGGACCGAATGAAGTTTCCGTCGTTCAGCCTCTGTCGTCGATTGAGACTCTTGCAATCGATTGGTTAAATGGTTAAACGTAGTAGCCAATTGTCCGATCTCATCGGTTCCATAAACTCGTACTTTACGAGAAAAGTTCCCTTTCGCCATGGCTTGTGCTTGTTTACGCATATCCGCAATCGGCTGCGTAATAGTGCGTGCTACTAAAATGCCTAAGAAAATAGTAACCACTAATGATACAGCAGTACCACCTAGGAAAATACGGTTAATATCACTCATCTGCTCAAAAACGGATTCAATATTTGCTTCAATGTAAAGCACCCCGATAATTTCATCATCAGGGCCAGCACCATCACGAATTGGCGTTGCTAACACCCATACTCGATTTCTCGTTTTATTGTCCAGTTTTATAAGATCAAATAGTGTTTCGGCTGATATTGCTCGACGGACAAGGTCTGTATTCGAACGTTGGCCTATTAAATTTTGATTATCTACTTCTGAAGTTGCAAGTATACGCTGTCTACTATCAATTACGCGAATTTCTAAAATATCGCCTGTCGAAACATCCTTCAACCCTGTGGAAAATTCTTTTACAATGGATTTCAAACTTTCCTCAAGCGAAGGCATACTTTCATCGCGTTCTTTTAAAATTTCTTCACGAATGCTATATTGCATCAAATCTACACGCTGAAAAATAGACTCTTGAAAATTACTTTTCAAATTTTCCTCTAGTTGCTTTGCAAAATAGATGCCTATAATTTGTAACGCCAACATAATCAACAAAATATAAATTAGTACAAGCTTGACATGAATTGATTTAAAGAAGCTTACTTTCTGCATTTCCTTTACTCCTGTTCAGGATTTCGTAAATAATACCCTACGCCACGTCTAGTGACAATCCATGCCGGATGACTTGGATTATCCTCTATCTTTTCACGAAGGCGACGAATCGTTACATCGACTGTACGTACGTCACCGAAAT
This DNA window, taken from Lysinibacillus sp. FSL M8-0337, encodes the following:
- the walK gene encoding cell wall metabolism sensor histidine kinase WalK, which gives rise to MQKVSFFKSIHVKLVLIYILLIMLALQIIGIYFAKQLEENLKSNFQESIFQRVDLMQYSIREEILKERDESMPSLEESLKSIVKEFSTGLKDVSTGDILEIRVIDSRQRILATSEVDNQNLIGQRSNTDLVRRAISAETLFDLIKLDNKTRNRVWVLATPIRDGAGPDDEIIGVLYIEANIESVFEQMSDINRIFLGGTAVSLVVTIFLGILVARTITQPIADMRKQAQAMAKGNFSRKVRVYGTDEIGQLATTFNHLTNRLQESQSTTEAERRKLHSVLSNMTDGVIATDRKGRIILINDPALELLHISRDITLGRPIASVLGIDQEYSFEDLIHMNDAVNLDFSTAEAPYILRANFSVIQKETGFINGLITVLHDITEQEKIEMERREFVSNVSHELRTPLTTMRSYLEALIDGAWKDENIAPTFLNVTQTETERMIRLVNDLLQLSRMDSSNYKLNTDIVLFNSFFNRIIDRFEMSKSENVTFERLLPETSYYVEIDTDKVTQVIDNVISNAIKYSPDGGSVRFGFTVQGDTLKVMISDDGMGIPKENVGRIFDRFYRVDRARARSMGGTGLGLAIAREMIEAHGGKIWAESEEGYGTTVFFTLPFELDDFDEAGEWE